The region TGCAGCTATTTCCGCTTCCGATGATGCGGTAGGCGAGATGGTAGCTGACGCTATGGAGAAGGTTTCCAACAACGGCGTTATTACCATTGAGGAATCCAAGACCATGAAGACAGAACTGGATCTGGTGGAAGGTATGCAGTTTGACAGAGGTTATATTTCCGCATACATGTGTACCGACATGGAAAAGATGGAAGCTAATTTAGACGATCCATACATTCTGATTACAGATAAGAAGATTTCAAACATCCAGGAGATCCTTCCTTTATTAGAGCAGGTGGTTCAGTCCGGCGCAAGACTTCTCATCATCGCAGAAGATGTGGAAGGCGAGGCTTTAACAACCTTAATCGTTAATAAATTAAGAGGTACCTTCAATGTCATCGCAGTAAAGGCTCCTGGCTATGGCGACAGAAGAAAAGAAATGTTACAGGATATCGCTGTTTTAACAGGCGGTACCGTGATTTCCGATGAATTGGGATACGAGCTTAAGAATGCCACCCTTGACCTGTTAGGACGTGCAAAATCCGTAAAGGTTCAGAAGGAAAACACCGTAATTGTAGACGGATGCGGCGATAAGGAAGCAATCACAGCAAGAATCGGCCAGATCAAGGGACAGATCGAAGAGACCACTTCTGACTTTGACAGAGAGAAATTACAGGAAAGACTTGCAAAGTTATCCGGCGGCGTAGCAGTAATCCGGGTAGGTGCTGCAACAGAAACCGAAATGAAGGAAGCAAAGCTTCGTATGGAAGATGCTTTATCGGCAGCAAGAGCAGCCGTAGAGGAAGGTGTCATCGCAGGCGGCGGTTCTGCTTACGTTCATGCAATTACACAGATTGAAGACGTTGTAAAGGGTCTGGAAGGCGATGAAAAGACCGGAGGAAAGATCATCTTAAAGGCTCTTGAAGCTCCGTTATACCACATTGTAGCCAACGCAGGTCTGGAAGGAAGCGTCATTATCAATAAGGTAAAGGAATCTAAAGTAGGAACCGGTTTTGACGCATACAAAGAAGAATACGTAGATATGGTAGAAGCAGGCATCCTGGATCCGACTAAGGTTACCAGAAGCGCCCTTCAAAATGCTACCAGTGTTGCATCAACCTTATTGACAACAGAGTCCGTTGTTGCTAATATTAAAGAAAAAGCACCTGCAATGCCAGCTCCAGGCGGAATGGATATGATGTAATATTCACGAAAGCCATGAGCAGTGGGAAACGGAATATGAAAAATTTTATGTTGTGCTTTGCACATAAGAAAAATTTTCCATATTCTGTTTCAGAGGGCGAATGCCCGTGAGCGGGGAAAGCCGCAGGCTTTCCCCGCTGCACTGCGGTCTTCCAATAGACCAACATATCTCATCGAAAGCCTGCGGGTCTTCCCTTGCACTCAAACAAGGGTTAGGCTCCCCCTGACAGGCCGGGCAGGAAAGAGGAAAGGATCCAGATCGTTATGAATGAAATGTATGCAGAATGGCTTGTGAAGCGAAAATCTCCGGCCTACACCATGTTGATAAAAATTGCGATGGGAATCCTGTGCGTAATTGCATTT is a window of [Clostridium] saccharolyticum WM1 DNA encoding:
- the groL gene encoding chaperonin GroEL (60 kDa chaperone family; promotes refolding of misfolded polypeptides especially under stressful conditions; forms two stacked rings of heptamers to form a barrel-shaped 14mer; ends can be capped by GroES; misfolded proteins enter the barrel where they are refolded when GroES binds), translated to MAKQIKYGVDARKALESGVNQLADTVRVTLGPKGRNVVLDKSFGAPLITNDGVTIAKEIELEDAFENMGAQLVKEVATKTNDVAGDGTTTATVLAQAMINEGMKNLAAGANPIVLRKGMKKATEAAVEAIAKMSEPIKGKASIARVAAISASDDAVGEMVADAMEKVSNNGVITIEESKTMKTELDLVEGMQFDRGYISAYMCTDMEKMEANLDDPYILITDKKISNIQEILPLLEQVVQSGARLLIIAEDVEGEALTTLIVNKLRGTFNVIAVKAPGYGDRRKEMLQDIAVLTGGTVISDELGYELKNATLDLLGRAKSVKVQKENTVIVDGCGDKEAITARIGQIKGQIEETTSDFDREKLQERLAKLSGGVAVIRVGAATETEMKEAKLRMEDALSAARAAVEEGVIAGGGSAYVHAITQIEDVVKGLEGDEKTGGKIILKALEAPLYHIVANAGLEGSVIINKVKESKVGTGFDAYKEEYVDMVEAGILDPTKVTRSALQNATSVASTLLTTESVVANIKEKAPAMPAPGGMDMM